Proteins from a genomic interval of Chitinophagales bacterium:
- a CDS encoding AIR synthase-related protein: MNQKQSGLDINLGNECSKNAYNWSKKTFENRKGKAGDLALDIEGGFANMLQFGKMRIGIASDGIGTKIELAERSRIYDTLGYDLLAMVADDLVAGGFEPTNISNIIDVDLLDYDTIDALMKGLHDACNFAGVAISGGEIAELGNRISGYGEGMHFNWCSTAVGVLHESLQKPIDGQNIEVGDAVISLQSRGFRSNGFSLIRRIMQQTYGDLWHVQSYDEQTTWGEKLLTPSLVFSPAIMSLLNAGFQLNGIAHITGGGIADNFQRVLKKAGVGAELDNLFPPHLVMQRLQKLGDVDTNKAYLYWNMGNGMLIVLPQTSADEAFSLLGDSGYNARIAGQIVEGKFVHIVTDSVDLKETY, encoded by the coding sequence ATGAACCAAAAACAGAGTGGCTTAGACATAAATTTGGGAAATGAGTGTTCTAAAAATGCTTACAACTGGTCAAAAAAGACTTTTGAGAATAGAAAAGGAAAGGCTGGAGATTTGGCTTTAGACATTGAAGGTGGTTTTGCGAATATGCTACAATTTGGTAAAATGAGGATTGGGATTGCTTCTGATGGCATTGGCACAAAAATAGAATTAGCAGAACGCAGCCGTATATACGATACACTTGGCTACGATTTATTGGCAATGGTGGCCGATGACTTGGTAGCAGGTGGCTTTGAACCTACCAATATTTCTAATATCATTGATGTGGATTTACTCGATTATGACACAATTGATGCGCTTATGAAAGGTCTACACGATGCGTGTAATTTTGCAGGAGTAGCCATCTCAGGGGGTGAGATTGCAGAACTGGGCAATCGCATAAGTGGATATGGTGAGGGGATGCACTTTAATTGGTGTTCGACTGCTGTTGGAGTTTTGCATGAAAGTTTGCAGAAACCAATTGATGGCCAAAATATTGAAGTGGGTGATGCGGTGATTAGCTTGCAAAGTCGAGGCTTTCGCAGCAATGGTTTTTCGCTGATTCGTAGAATTATGCAACAGACCTATGGTGATTTGTGGCATGTTCAATCTTATGACGAGCAAACAACTTGGGGCGAAAAACTGCTAACTCCTTCTTTGGTTTTTTCACCTGCTATTATGAGTTTACTCAATGCGGGTTTCCAATTAAATGGAATTGCTCATATTACTGGTGGAGGCATTGCGGATAATTTTCAAAGGGTATTGAAAAAAGCAGGAGTAGGCGCAGAATTAGATAATTTGTTTCCTCCTCATTTGGTAATGCAAAGGCTTCAAAAATTGGGTGATGTCGATACGAACAAAGCTTATTTGTATTGGAATATGGGTAATGGGATGTTGATTGTCTTGCCACAAACTTCTGCGGATGAGGCTTTTTCTTTGCTGGGGGATAGTGGTTATAACGCACGCATTGCAGGACAAATCGTTGAAGGTAAATTCGTTCACATTGTTACGGATAGTGTCGATTTGAAGGAAACTTATTGA